The Enterobacter kobei genome has a segment encoding these proteins:
- a CDS encoding recombinase family protein codes for MFIRAYLRASTEDQFADRAKEMLEQFVQERGHKIASYYRENISGTKLDRPELGRLLMDSHRNDILLVEQIDRLTRLSNSDWMTLKKQIEQHELRIVSLDVPTSWQALSDKDPSQADPITRAVITAINNMLIDLMAAMSHKDWLSRRQRQKQGIERAHTLGKYRGKQADQERHQKVLYYRQVKKLSIQETADATGYSASQVCRIQALHKNNTSS; via the coding sequence ATGTTCATCAGAGCTTATTTAAGGGCATCGACGGAAGATCAGTTCGCCGATCGGGCAAAAGAGATGCTGGAGCAGTTTGTTCAGGAACGGGGACATAAAATAGCCAGTTACTACCGGGAAAACATCAGCGGTACAAAACTTGACCGCCCTGAGCTGGGACGCTTACTGATGGACAGCCATCGCAATGATATTTTACTGGTCGAGCAGATAGACCGCCTGACCCGTCTGAGCAACAGTGACTGGATGACGCTGAAAAAGCAGATAGAACAACACGAGCTGCGGATTGTCAGCCTGGATGTGCCCACCTCATGGCAGGCGCTGTCAGATAAAGACCCCTCGCAGGCTGACCCAATCACCCGCGCCGTGATAACCGCCATCAATAATATGCTCATCGACCTGATGGCCGCGATGTCGCATAAGGACTGGCTGAGCCGCCGCCAGCGCCAGAAGCAGGGAATTGAACGGGCACATACACTGGGGAAATACCGGGGTAAACAGGCCGATCAGGAGCGACATCAGAAAGTCCTGTACTACCGGCAGGTAAAGAAACTGAGTATCCAGGAAACGGCTGATGCTACGGGCTACAGTGCGTCACAGGTTTGCCGGATACAAGCGCTTCATAAAAATAATACATCTTCCTGA